The following are from one region of the Mustela lutreola isolate mMusLut2 chromosome 7, mMusLut2.pri, whole genome shotgun sequence genome:
- the LRRC57 gene encoding leucine-rich repeat-containing protein 57 has product MGNSALRAHVETAQKTGVFQLKDRGLTEFPSELQKLTSNLRTIDLSNNKIESLPPMIIGKFTVLKSLSLNNNKLTVLPEELCNLKKLEMLSLNNNHLRELPSTFGQLAALKTLSLSGNQLRALPPQLCSLRHLDVVDLSKNQIRSIPDIVGELQVIELNLNQNQISQISVKISCCPRLKVLRLEENCLELSMLPQSILSDSQICLLAVEGNLFEIKKLRELEGYDKYMERFTATKKKFA; this is encoded by the exons ATGGGAAACAGTGCCCTCCGCGCTCATGTGGAAACCGCGCAGAAAACTGGTGTCTTTCAGCTTAAGGACCGTGGACTGACCGAG TTCCCCTCAGAGCTGCAGAAGCTGACCAGCAATCTAAGGACCATCGACTTGTCCAACAACAAGATCGAGAGCCTACCGCCTATGATTATAGGGAAGTTCACTGTGCTGAAGAGCCTCTCCTTGAACAACAACAAACTGA ctGTTCTTCCTGAGGAGTTATGCAATCTGAAAAAATTAGAGATGCTAAGCCTGAACAACAACCACTTGAGAGAGCTACCATCTACCTTTGGGCAACTGGCAGCCCTCAAGACCCTGAGCCTCTCTGGGAACCAGCTTCGAGCACTACCACCACAACTCTGTAGCCTCCGGCACTTGGATGTGGTGGATCTCTCCAAGAATCAGATTCGGAGCATACCTGACATAGTAGGGGAGCTTCAGGTCATCGAACTCAATCTCAACCAGAACCAG ATATCACAGATCTCAGTAAAGATCTCTTGCTGTCCTCGCCTTAAAGTTCTTCGCCTGGAAGAGAACTGTCTTGAGCTCAGCATGCTTCCACAGAGCATTCTCAGTGATTCCCAGATATGTCTGCTTGCTGTGGAAGGCAAcctttttgaaataaagaaaCTTCGAGAACTGGAAGGATATGATAAG tacATGGAGAGATTCACAGCCACTAAGAAGAAATTTGCATGA